From the Pseudomonas sp. SORT22 genome, one window contains:
- the mdtD gene encoding multidrug transporter subunit MdtD encodes MPNRAPLDPTTARWIPWVVAIAFFMQSLDGTILNTALPAMARDLAEDPLRMQSVIIAYMLTVALLIPASGWIADRFGTKRIFFGAILLFSLGSLLCALASSLGMLVAARVIQGLGGALMLPVGRLVVLRAYPRSELVRIMSFITIPGLLGPLLGPTMGGWLVEILSWHWIFLLNLPVGAIGCYAVWKFIPDLRGSERTRFDGIGFVLFGAAMVLITIAMEGLGELHLPHLRVMLLLFAGMACLAAYWLRAGSVDNPLFSPKLFRTRTFSVGILGNLFARLGSGALPFLVPLLLQVALGYSPSQAGMSMIPLAAAAMVAKSIARPLIERFGYRNILTGNTLLLGLLLASLGLVDEQTPYALLLLQLGLLGAVNSMQFTAMNTVTLIDLDDNSASSGNSLLSVVAQLSLSLGVACAGALLGGFTAAGSAEGVESTLGAFQLTFVTIGLMAMLAAAIFMQLSRADGRRAPRPEPEIEP; translated from the coding sequence ATGCCCAACCGCGCCCCGCTGGACCCGACCACCGCCCGCTGGATTCCCTGGGTGGTGGCCATCGCCTTTTTCATGCAGTCGCTCGACGGCACCATCCTCAACACCGCCCTGCCGGCCATGGCCCGCGACCTGGCCGAAGACCCGCTGCGCATGCAGTCGGTGATCATCGCCTACATGCTCACCGTGGCCCTGCTGATCCCGGCCTCGGGCTGGATTGCCGACCGCTTTGGCACCAAGCGCATCTTCTTCGGCGCCATCCTCCTGTTCAGCCTCGGTTCGCTGCTCTGCGCCCTGGCCAGCAGCCTCGGCATGCTGGTAGCGGCACGGGTGATCCAGGGCCTGGGCGGCGCCTTGATGCTACCGGTCGGGCGCCTGGTGGTACTGCGTGCCTATCCACGCTCGGAGCTGGTGCGGATCATGAGCTTCATCACCATCCCCGGCCTGCTCGGGCCGTTGCTGGGCCCGACCATGGGCGGCTGGCTGGTGGAAATTCTCAGCTGGCACTGGATCTTCCTGCTCAACCTGCCGGTTGGCGCCATCGGCTGTTATGCGGTGTGGAAGTTCATCCCCGACCTGCGCGGCTCGGAGCGTACCCGCTTCGACGGCATCGGCTTCGTGCTGTTCGGCGCGGCAATGGTGTTGATCACCATTGCCATGGAAGGCCTGGGCGAGCTGCATCTGCCGCACCTGCGGGTAATGCTGCTGCTGTTTGCCGGCATGGCCTGCCTGGCCGCCTACTGGCTGCGCGCCGGCAGCGTCGACAACCCGCTGTTTTCGCCAAAACTGTTCCGCACCCGGACCTTTTCGGTGGGTATCCTCGGCAACTTGTTTGCCCGCCTGGGCAGCGGCGCCCTGCCGTTCCTGGTACCGCTGTTGCTGCAGGTGGCGCTGGGTTACTCACCGTCCCAGGCCGGCATGAGCATGATCCCCCTGGCCGCGGCGGCGATGGTCGCCAAGTCGATTGCCCGGCCGCTGATCGAGCGCTTCGGCTATCGCAATATTCTCACCGGCAATACCCTGTTGCTGGGCCTGCTGCTGGCAAGCCTGGGGCTGGTCGACGAACAGACGCCCTACGCCCTGTTGCTGTTGCAACTGGGCTTGCTGGGTGCGGTCAACTCGATGCAGTTCACAGCGATGAACACCGTGACCCTGATCGATCTCGACGACAACAGCGCCAGCAGCGGCAACAGCCTGCTGTCGGTGGTCGCGCAATTGTCGCTGAGCCTCGGTGTGGCCTGTGCCGGCGCCCTGCTTGGCGGTTTTACCGCAGCGGGCAGTGCCGAAGGCGTCGAGAGCACCCTCGGGGCGTTCCAGCTGACCTTTGTGACCATCGGCCTGATGGCCATGCTGGCGGCGGCGATCTTCATGCAGCTGTCCAGGGCGGACGGAAGGCGTGCCCCTCGTCCGGAACCGGAGATCGAGCCTTAG
- a CDS encoding TldD/PmbA family protein: protein MFELTALLRQRFAALRSSGEFFSLRYVQQSQQHLSVRKNIAEPPFLSRDEGAMLTVRVHGVETYAATADLSQAGLQRALEQAEALARQIAGRALLDLREQPLATGRADYCSPNLEQAFPSLADCYALLAQESASVPDDSRLVNWQASLGISTIEQIYLNTAGAELRQAQRFIYPGFSTTAFDGQDSQTRTLGRENFGQQGGLDVIERCGLVGAGAKVAEQALQLLLAPNTPSGVRDLLLMPDQMMLQIHESIGHPLEMDRILGDERNYAGTSFVKASDFGSLQYGSKLLNVTFDPSIREELASYSHDDDGSAAHKQYLIKDGLLVRPLGGALSQFRSGLEGVANSRACGWNRAPIDRMANLNIEPGDKTLAQLIGGIEQGILMRTNRSWSIDDARNKFQFGCEWGQLIENGELKGVVKNPNYRGISARFWGNLSAVGDASTLQVLGTPNCGKGEPNQVVRVGHASPACVFSQIDVFGGDA from the coding sequence ATGTTCGAGTTGACCGCATTGCTGCGCCAGCGCTTCGCCGCTCTGCGCAGCAGTGGCGAATTTTTCTCCCTGCGTTATGTGCAGCAAAGCCAGCAACACCTGTCGGTGCGCAAGAATATCGCCGAGCCGCCGTTTCTCAGCCGCGACGAAGGCGCGATGCTCACCGTGCGCGTCCATGGCGTGGAAACCTACGCCGCCACCGCCGACCTCTCGCAAGCCGGCTTGCAGCGTGCCCTGGAGCAGGCTGAGGCACTGGCCCGGCAAATCGCCGGGCGCGCCCTGCTCGACCTGCGCGAGCAACCGCTGGCCACAGGCCGCGCCGATTACTGCTCGCCCAACCTTGAGCAAGCCTTCCCGTCCCTGGCCGACTGCTACGCCCTGCTTGCCCAGGAATCTGCCAGCGTGCCGGACGACAGCCGCCTGGTGAACTGGCAGGCAAGCCTTGGCATCAGCACTATCGAGCAGATCTACCTGAACACCGCCGGCGCTGAACTGCGCCAGGCCCAGCGCTTTATCTACCCGGGTTTCAGCACCACCGCCTTCGACGGCCAGGACAGCCAGACCCGCACCCTGGGCCGGGAAAACTTCGGCCAGCAGGGCGGCCTCGATGTGATCGAGCGTTGCGGCCTGGTTGGTGCCGGGGCCAAAGTCGCCGAGCAGGCCCTGCAACTGCTGCTGGCGCCGAACACCCCCAGTGGTGTGCGCGACCTGCTGTTGATGCCCGACCAGATGATGCTGCAGATCCACGAATCGATCGGCCACCCGCTGGAAATGGACCGCATCCTCGGCGACGAGCGTAATTACGCCGGCACCAGCTTTGTCAAAGCCAGCGACTTCGGCAGCCTGCAGTACGGCTCGAAATTGCTCAACGTGACCTTCGACCCGTCGATCCGCGAAGAGCTTGCCAGCTACAGCCACGACGATGACGGCAGCGCTGCGCACAAGCAGTACCTGATCAAGGACGGTTTGCTGGTCCGCCCGCTCGGTGGTGCCCTGTCGCAGTTCCGTTCCGGCCTTGAAGGGGTGGCCAACAGCCGCGCCTGCGGCTGGAACCGCGCGCCGATCGACCGCATGGCCAACCTCAACATCGAGCCGGGGGACAAGACCCTGGCGCAACTGATCGGCGGTATCGAGCAGGGCATCCTGATGCGCACCAACCGCTCGTGGTCGATTGATGATGCGCGCAACAAGTTCCAGTTCGGCTGCGAATGGGGCCAACTGATCGAAAACGGCGAGCTCAAGGGCGTGGTCAAGAACCCCAACTACCGCGGCATCTCCGCCCGGTTCTGGGGCAATCTCAGCGCCGTCGGTGACGCCAGCACCTTGCAGGTACTGGGCACGCCAAACTGCGGCAAGGGCGAGCCGAACCAGGTGGTACGCGTGGGCCACGCCTCCCCCGCCTGCGTATTCAGCCAGATCGACGTATTCGGAGGAGACGCCTGA
- a CDS encoding winged helix-turn-helix domain-containing protein, translated as MEVSKTKSSFYRRLYVAWLIDSQTASTVPALMEATGMPRRTAQDTIAALADLDIVCEFEQQAGARNHAGHYRIRDWGAIDKQWITQHLRGIREVLGYP; from the coding sequence ATGGAAGTGAGCAAGACCAAGAGCAGTTTCTACCGCCGGCTGTATGTCGCCTGGCTGATCGACAGCCAGACTGCCAGCACCGTCCCGGCCTTGATGGAAGCCACCGGCATGCCGCGGCGCACCGCCCAGGACACCATTGCCGCCCTGGCCGACCTGGACATCGTCTGTGAGTTCGAGCAGCAGGCAGGGGCGCGCAATCATGCCGGGCACTACCGGATTCGCGACTGGGGGGCGATCGACAAGCAGTGGATCACCCAGCATTTGCGCGGTATTCGTGAAGTGCTGGGCTATCCCTGA
- a CDS encoding NAD(P)/FAD-dependent oxidoreductase, which yields MRSTEVIIIGAGAAGLMCALSAAKRGRQVLLLDHANKPGKKILMSGGGRCNFTNMYTEPSNFLSHNPHFCKSALARYTQWDFIEMVGKHGVPYHEKKLGQLFCDNKSSDILGMLLDECDNAGAELRMDTRIEQIEKLDSGYLLETSAGQFQCQSLVIATGGLSIPTLGATGFGYQVARQFGHTLLPTRAGLVPFTITEPQLKAICTELSGTSVDCVASCNASSFRENLLFTHRGLSGPAILQISSFWQAGDTVEINLLPEHDALSWLQQQQAERPNSELKTLLGEIFTKKMANLLAEHWFVSKPMKQYTPAELAQVSDKLGAWQVVPAGTEGYRTAEVTLGGVDTREVSSKTMESLKSPGLYFIGEVLDVSGHLGGFNFQWAWASAYAAAQFV from the coding sequence GTGCGTTCCACCGAAGTGATCATCATCGGCGCTGGCGCCGCCGGCCTGATGTGCGCCCTGAGCGCCGCCAAACGCGGCCGTCAGGTGCTGCTGCTCGACCACGCCAACAAACCGGGCAAGAAGATCCTCATGTCCGGTGGTGGCCGCTGCAACTTCACCAACATGTACACCGAGCCGAGCAATTTCCTCTCGCACAACCCGCACTTCTGCAAATCGGCCCTGGCCCGCTACACCCAGTGGGACTTCATCGAGATGGTCGGCAAGCACGGCGTGCCCTACCACGAGAAAAAGCTCGGCCAGCTGTTCTGCGATAACAAGTCCAGCGACATCCTCGGCATGCTTCTGGACGAGTGCGACAACGCTGGCGCCGAGCTGCGCATGGACACCCGCATCGAGCAGATCGAAAAACTCGACAGCGGCTACCTGCTGGAAACCAGCGCCGGCCAGTTCCAGTGCCAGTCGCTGGTCATCGCCACCGGCGGCCTGTCGATCCCGACCCTGGGCGCCACCGGCTTCGGCTACCAGGTCGCCCGCCAGTTCGGTCACACCCTGCTGCCGACCCGTGCCGGCCTGGTGCCGTTCACCATCACCGAACCGCAGCTCAAGGCGATCTGCACTGAACTGTCGGGCACCTCGGTGGATTGCGTGGCCAGCTGCAACGCCAGCAGCTTCCGGGAAAACCTGCTGTTTACCCACCGCGGCCTGAGCGGCCCGGCGATCCTGCAGATTTCTTCGTTCTGGCAGGCCGGCGACACGGTTGAGATCAACCTGCTGCCCGAGCACGACGCCCTGAGCTGGCTGCAACAGCAGCAAGCCGAGCGCCCCAACAGCGAGCTCAAGACCCTGCTCGGCGAAATCTTCACCAAGAAGATGGCCAACCTGCTGGCCGAGCACTGGTTCGTCTCCAAACCGATGAAGCAGTACACCCCGGCGGAACTGGCCCAGGTCAGCGACAAGCTCGGGGCCTGGCAGGTGGTGCCGGCCGGTACCGAGGGCTACCGCACCGCCGAGGTAACCCTGGGCGGCGTTGATACCCGCGAGGTTTCGTCGAAAACCATGGAGTCGCTGAAAAGCCCGGGGCTGTACTTTATCGGTGAAGTGCTCGACGTCAGTGGCCACCTGGGCGGCTTCAACTTCCAGTGGGCCTGGGCCTCGGCGTACGCGGCCGCGCAGTTCGTCTAA
- a CDS encoding GNAT family N-acetyltransferase, producing MAIDWICKHHSDIGKEQLYAILRLRTEVFVVEQKCAYQEVDGQDLEGDTCHLMAWEGDQLLAYLRLLDPQSQGGDVVIGRVLIAPEARGRGLGHELMEHGLKYAEHYWPEVPVYLSAQAHLQGYYARHGFKVAGEEYLEDDIPHIGMRRD from the coding sequence ATGGCCATCGACTGGATCTGCAAACACCACAGTGACATTGGCAAGGAACAACTCTATGCCATTCTGCGACTGCGTACCGAAGTGTTCGTGGTCGAACAGAAATGTGCCTACCAGGAAGTCGATGGCCAGGACCTGGAAGGCGACACCTGCCACCTGATGGCCTGGGAAGGTGACCAGTTGCTGGCGTACCTGCGTTTGCTCGATCCACAGTCCCAGGGCGGTGACGTGGTCATAGGCCGGGTGCTGATCGCCCCCGAGGCACGTGGTCGTGGACTCGGCCATGAACTGATGGAGCATGGGCTCAAGTACGCAGAGCATTACTGGCCTGAAGTGCCGGTATACCTGTCAGCCCAGGCGCACTTGCAGGGCTACTATGCACGCCATGGTTTCAAGGTGGCGGGAGAGGAGTATCTGGAAGACGATATCCCACACATTGGTATGCGGCGGGACTAG
- a CDS encoding transporter substrate-binding domain-containing protein — protein MRPLLRVLASMGILLLLSTSAQATRLRLVADSWPPFTDASMANGGLATAIVTTALTRAGYTSQYEQVPWARALLGVGEGRYDVLVNAWYNDSRTQIGQFSASYLTNRIRLLKRKGDALRFNALSDLHPFPVAVVRDYAYSPEFDSDAQLQKVPVRSFSVAVGMLAAGRVRLALEDEFVAGYYLKREPKEVREAVEFFDKPVSENSLHILVSLKNPEHQQIVAGFDRAIAQMKADGSYARLLKQHGL, from the coding sequence ATGCGGCCATTGCTTCGAGTCTTGGCTTCAATGGGAATACTGCTACTGCTGAGCACATCGGCGCAGGCCACCCGGCTGCGGCTGGTGGCCGACAGCTGGCCACCGTTCACCGATGCCAGCATGGCCAACGGCGGCCTGGCCACAGCCATCGTCACCACCGCCCTGACCCGTGCCGGCTATACCAGCCAGTACGAGCAGGTGCCCTGGGCCCGGGCGCTGCTGGGGGTGGGGGAAGGCCGCTACGATGTGCTGGTCAACGCCTGGTACAACGACTCGCGTACACAAATTGGCCAGTTCTCCGCCAGCTACCTGACCAACCGTATTCGGCTGCTCAAGCGCAAAGGCGATGCGCTGCGCTTCAATGCCTTGAGCGACCTCCATCCGTTCCCTGTCGCCGTGGTACGCGATTACGCCTACTCGCCCGAGTTCGACAGTGACGCCCAATTGCAGAAGGTTCCGGTGCGCAGTTTTTCCGTTGCTGTCGGCATGCTCGCCGCCGGGCGTGTACGCCTGGCGCTGGAGGATGAGTTCGTTGCCGGTTATTACCTCAAGCGCGAACCGAAAGAGGTGCGTGAGGCGGTGGAGTTCTTCGACAAGCCGGTCAGCGAGAACAGCCTGCATATCCTCGTCAGCCTGAAGAATCCCGAGCACCAGCAGATCGTCGCCGGTTTCGACCGCGCCATTGCCCAGATGAAAGCCGATGGCAGTTATGCCCGGCTGCTCAAGCAGCACGGCCTGTAA
- the dbpA gene encoding ATP-dependent RNA helicase DbpA → MLANLDALGYAQMTPIQAQSLPVMLKGMDLIAQAKTGSGKTAAFGIGLLNPLNPRYFGCQALVLCPTRELADQVAKELRRLARSEDNIKILTLCGGVSLGPQIASLEHGAHIIVGTPGRVQQHLSKGTLVLDGLNTLVLDEADRMLDMGFYDAIADIIGQTPKRRQTLLFSATYPAGIKQLASAFMRDPQTVKVESQHADSQIEQRFYEITPEQRMDAVSKLLGHFRPQSCVAFCFTKQQCQELVEHLQAKGIAAQALHGDLEQRDRDQVLTLFANRSLSVLVATDVAARGLDIDALDMVINVELARDAEIHVHRVGRTGRAGEKGLAVSLVAPAEGHRAQAIEDMQKAALRWEQLDSLKAQNGAPLLPTMSTLCIAAGRKDKLRPGDILGALTGDAGLPGTQVGKIAIFDFQAFVAVERAVAKQALQRLNSGKIKGRSLRVRIV, encoded by the coding sequence ATGCTGGCCAACCTGGACGCCCTCGGCTACGCCCAGATGACCCCGATCCAGGCCCAAAGCCTGCCGGTGATGCTCAAGGGCATGGACCTGATCGCCCAGGCCAAGACCGGCAGCGGCAAGACCGCCGCCTTCGGCATCGGCCTGCTCAACCCGCTCAACCCGCGTTACTTCGGGTGCCAGGCGCTGGTGCTGTGCCCGACCCGCGAGCTGGCCGACCAGGTGGCCAAAGAGCTGCGCCGCCTGGCCCGCAGCGAAGACAACATCAAGATTCTGACCCTCTGCGGTGGCGTGTCCCTGGGCCCGCAGATCGCTTCGCTGGAGCACGGCGCGCACATCATCGTCGGCACCCCGGGCCGCGTGCAGCAGCACCTGAGCAAAGGCACCCTGGTGCTCGATGGCCTCAACACCCTGGTGCTCGATGAAGCCGACCGCATGCTCGACATGGGCTTCTACGACGCCATCGCCGACATCATCGGCCAGACCCCGAAGCGCCGCCAGACCCTGCTGTTCTCCGCCACCTACCCGGCCGGCATCAAGCAGCTGGCCTCGGCGTTCATGCGCGACCCGCAAACCGTCAAGGTCGAGTCGCAGCACGCCGACAGCCAGATCGAGCAGCGCTTCTACGAGATCACCCCGGAACAGCGCATGGACGCGGTGAGCAAGCTGCTCGGGCACTTCCGCCCGCAGTCGTGCGTAGCGTTCTGCTTCACCAAGCAGCAGTGCCAGGAGCTGGTCGAGCACCTGCAGGCCAAGGGTATCGCCGCCCAGGCCCTGCATGGCGACCTGGAGCAGCGTGACCGCGACCAGGTCCTGACCCTGTTCGCCAACCGCAGCCTGTCGGTGCTGGTGGCCACTGACGTCGCCGCCCGCGGCCTGGATATCGACGCCCTGGACATGGTCATCAACGTCGAGCTGGCCCGCGATGCCGAGATCCACGTGCACCGCGTCGGCCGTACTGGCCGTGCCGGCGAGAAAGGCCTGGCGGTGAGCCTGGTGGCCCCGGCCGAAGGCCATCGCGCCCAGGCCATCGAAGACATGCAGAAGGCCGCCCTGCGCTGGGAACAGCTGGACAGCCTCAAGGCCCAGAATGGTGCACCGCTGCTGCCGACCATGAGCACCCTGTGCATCGCTGCCGGGCGCAAGGACAAGCTGCGCCCTGGCGACATTCTTGGCGCCCTGACCGGCGATGCCGGGCTGCCGGGCACCCAGGTCGGCAAGATTGCCATCTTCGACTTCCAGGCCTTCGTCGCCGTCGAGCGCGCGGTGGCCAAACAGGCGCTGCAGCGGCTCAACAGCGGCAAGATCAAAGGCCGCTCGTTGCGGGTGCGGATCGTCTGA
- the yccS gene encoding YccS family putative transporter, producing MSSSSFSQSLRRLWALDKFSYAIRVLIALTGSMLLCWYKDEMSLLIPLFLGIIASALAETDDSWQGRLNALAVTLVCFTVAALSVELLFPYPIIFGCALALASFALTMLGALGERYGAIASATLILSVYTMIGVDQRGGEVTDFWHEPLLLVAGAAWYGLLSVLWQALFSNQPVQQSLARLFRELGRYLKLKATLFEPIRQLDVEARRLELAQQNGRVVAALNAAKEIILHRVGNGRPGSKVSRYLKLYFLAQDIHERASSSHYPYNALTEAFFHSDVLFRCQRLLRQQGVACQQLSESIQLRQPFTYDTSFAQALEDLHASLEHLRIQSNPAWRGLLRSLRALAANLATLDRLLSDASNPDNLADASDSSLLDRSPRNFKDVWSRLRQQLTPTSLLFRHALRLPLALSIGYGMVHLIHPTQGYWIILTTLFVCQPNYGATRRKLVQRIIGTGIGLTVGWALFDLFPSPIIQSLFAVAAGVVFFVNRTTRYTLATAAITLMVLFCFNQIGDGYGLFLPRLFDTLVGSLIAILAVFLFLPDWQGRRLNKVLANTLSCNSTYLRQIMQQYAQGKSDDLAYRLARRNAHNADAALSTTLANMLMEPGHFRKEADVGFRFLVLSHTLLSYLSGLGAHRDTALDAEVRQQLIDGAGASLASSLDEIAEGLASKLPVAIHSDAEEALANELEQMPEELDENQRLVQTQLALICRQLAPLRTLAAHLIKDSAPA from the coding sequence ATGTCATCTTCCTCGTTCAGCCAATCGTTGCGCCGCCTCTGGGCCCTGGACAAGTTCAGCTACGCCATCCGCGTTCTCATCGCCCTGACCGGCAGCATGCTGCTGTGCTGGTACAAGGACGAGATGAGCCTGCTGATCCCGCTGTTTCTGGGGATTATCGCCAGCGCCCTGGCCGAGACCGACGACAGCTGGCAGGGGCGCCTGAATGCCCTGGCGGTGACCCTGGTGTGCTTCACGGTTGCCGCGCTGTCGGTGGAGCTGCTGTTCCCCTACCCGATCATCTTCGGCTGCGCCCTGGCCCTGGCCAGCTTTGCCCTGACCATGCTCGGTGCGCTCGGCGAGCGCTACGGCGCGATTGCCTCGGCGACGCTGATTTTGTCGGTGTACACCATGATCGGCGTCGACCAGCGCGGCGGCGAAGTCACTGACTTCTGGCACGAGCCGTTGCTGTTGGTGGCCGGCGCCGCCTGGTACGGCCTGCTTTCAGTGCTATGGCAGGCGCTGTTTTCCAACCAGCCGGTGCAGCAGAGCCTGGCCCGGCTGTTCCGCGAGCTGGGTCGCTACCTCAAGCTCAAGGCCACCCTGTTCGAGCCGATCCGCCAGCTGGATGTCGAAGCCCGGCGCCTGGAACTGGCGCAGCAGAACGGCCGGGTGGTGGCCGCACTGAATGCGGCCAAGGAGATCATCCTGCACCGGGTCGGCAATGGCCGGCCTGGCTCGAAGGTCAGCCGCTACCTGAAGCTGTACTTCCTGGCCCAGGACATCCATGAGCGTGCCAGTTCATCGCACTACCCCTACAACGCCCTGACCGAAGCCTTTTTCCACAGCGACGTGCTGTTCCGCTGCCAGCGCCTGCTGCGCCAGCAGGGCGTTGCGTGCCAGCAGTTGTCCGAATCCATCCAGCTGCGCCAGCCGTTCACCTACGACACCAGCTTCGCCCAGGCCCTGGAAGACCTGCACGCCTCGCTCGAACACCTGCGCATCCAGAGCAACCCGGCCTGGCGTGGCCTGCTGCGTTCGCTGCGGGCGCTGGCGGCAAACCTGGCGACCCTCGACCGCCTGCTCAGCGATGCCAGCAACCCCGACAACCTTGCCGATGCCAGCGACAGCAGCCTGCTCGACCGCTCGCCGCGCAATTTCAAGGACGTCTGGAGCCGCCTGCGCCAGCAACTGACGCCGACCTCGTTGCTGTTTCGCCACGCCCTGCGCCTGCCTCTGGCGCTGTCGATCGGCTATGGCATGGTGCACCTGATTCACCCGACCCAGGGCTACTGGATCATCCTCACCACCCTGTTCGTCTGCCAGCCCAACTACGGCGCCACGCGGCGCAAGCTGGTGCAACGGATCATCGGTACGGGCATCGGCCTGACCGTCGGCTGGGCGTTGTTCGACCTGTTCCCCAGCCCGATCATCCAGTCACTGTTCGCCGTGGCCGCCGGGGTGGTGTTCTTCGTCAACCGCACCACCCGCTACACCCTGGCAACCGCAGCGATCACCCTGATGGTGCTGTTCTGCTTCAACCAGATCGGCGATGGCTACGGGCTGTTCCTGCCGCGCCTGTTCGATACCCTGGTGGGCAGCCTGATCGCCATCCTCGCCGTATTCCTGTTCCTCCCGGACTGGCAGGGCCGGCGCCTGAACAAGGTGCTGGCCAACACCTTGAGCTGCAACAGCACCTACCTGCGCCAGATCATGCAGCAGTACGCCCAGGGCAAGAGCGACGACCTCGCCTACCGCCTGGCCCGGCGCAACGCCCACAACGCCGACGCGGCGTTGTCGACCACCCTGGCCAACATGCTCATGGAGCCGGGGCATTTTCGTAAGGAGGCCGACGTCGGTTTCCGTTTTTTGGTGCTGTCGCACACCCTGCTCAGTTATCTGTCGGGCCTCGGCGCGCACCGCGACACGGCCCTGGATGCCGAGGTTCGCCAGCAGTTGATCGATGGCGCCGGGGCCAGCCTGGCCAGCAGCCTGGATGAAATCGCCGAAGGCCTGGCCAGCAAGTTGCCGGTAGCGATCCACAGTGATGCCGAAGAGGCCCTGGCCAATGAGCTTGAGCAGATGCCCGAAGAGCTCGACGAAAACCAGCGCCTGGTGCAAACCCAGCTGGCGCTGATCTGCCGGCAACTGGCGCCACTGCGCACCCTCGCCGCACACCTGATCAAGGACAGCGCGCCGGCCTGA
- a CDS encoding TldD/PmbA family protein, translating to MAATPLQSFQHLVASLRDAVCAPEHFTLSYSGEHSQFIRFNHARVRQAGEVQQASCVLKLVADGRQAELQFTLGNDAEVDQLRLQQALEQLRQTLPLLEPDPYLQLNDSAWHSHSVQDQALPDSAAVLAQIEQGAGDLDLVGIYAAGPICRGFASSFGAFGWHQANSFNFDWSLFHSNGEAVKANYAGQSWDGEAFALRLQQAREQLDYLGRPLKKLAPGQYRAYLAPAALDEIMGMLCWGGFSAQAIATKNSPLQRLYSADASLSPLVQISEQVSGSLSPSFSDEGLERSDLRLIDQGRAHDRLICARSAAEFELAANGADSYESPCALSMAGGELGQSEVLARLGTGLYISNLWYLNYSDLPAARMTGLTRFATFWVENGEIQAPVSTMRFDDSVYSLLGSQLEALTTERELILSTSTYGQRQTSSSHLPGALVKRLTLTL from the coding sequence ATGGCTGCCACCCCACTGCAAAGTTTCCAGCACCTGGTCGCCAGCCTGCGCGACGCGGTGTGCGCGCCAGAGCATTTCACCTTGAGCTACAGCGGCGAGCACTCGCAGTTCATCCGCTTCAACCACGCCAGGGTGCGCCAGGCCGGCGAAGTGCAACAGGCCAGTTGCGTGCTCAAGCTGGTCGCCGACGGGCGCCAGGCCGAGCTGCAGTTCACCCTCGGCAACGACGCCGAGGTCGATCAGCTGCGCCTGCAACAAGCCCTGGAGCAACTGCGCCAGACCCTGCCGCTGCTTGAGCCCGACCCTTACCTGCAACTCAATGACAGCGCCTGGCACAGCCATAGCGTGCAGGATCAAGCGCTGCCAGACAGCGCTGCGGTGCTGGCGCAGATCGAGCAAGGCGCGGGTGATCTGGACCTGGTTGGCATCTACGCCGCGGGCCCGATCTGCCGGGGTTTTGCCAGCTCGTTCGGGGCCTTTGGCTGGCACCAGGCCAACAGTTTCAACTTCGACTGGAGCCTGTTCCACAGCAACGGCGAGGCGGTCAAGGCCAACTATGCCGGCCAGTCCTGGGACGGCGAAGCCTTCGCCCTGCGCCTGCAGCAGGCCCGCGAACAGCTCGACTACCTCGGCCGCCCGCTGAAAAAACTCGCCCCCGGTCAGTACCGCGCCTACCTGGCACCGGCAGCGCTGGACGAGATCATGGGCATGCTCTGCTGGGGCGGCTTCTCGGCCCAGGCCATCGCCACCAAGAACAGCCCGCTGCAACGCCTGTACAGCGCCGATGCCAGCCTGAGCCCGTTGGTCCAGATAAGCGAGCAGGTCAGCGGCTCGCTGAGCCCGTCGTTTTCGGACGAAGGCCTGGAGCGCAGCGACCTGCGCCTGATTGACCAGGGCCGGGCCCACGATCGGCTGATCTGCGCCCGTAGCGCCGCCGAGTTCGAACTGGCGGCCAACGGTGCCGATAGCTACGAGTCGCCATGCGCGCTGAGCATGGCCGGCGGCGAGCTTGGGCAGAGCGAAGTCCTCGCCCGCCTGGGCACCGGCCTGTACATCAGCAACCTCTGGTACCTGAACTACTCGGACCTGCCCGCTGCGCGCATGACCGGCCTGACCCGCTTCGCCACCTTCTGGGTCGAGAACGGCGAGATCCAGGCGCCGGTGAGCACCATGCGCTTTGACGACAGCGTCTACAGTTTGCTGGGTTCGCAACTGGAGGCATTGACGACCGAACGCGAGCTGATTCTGTCGACCAGCACCTACGGCCAGCGCCAGACCAGTTCGAGCCATTTGCCGGGAGCGTTGGTCAAACGCCTGACGTTGACACTGTAA